The genomic stretch GAGCTATAGATGACGTCTATGATCAATCACGAACTATACAAAGTATTTTATTGGGCAGCGAAAACCGGAAGCCTCTCCAGCGCAGCGAAAGTGCTGTTTATTACTCAGCCAAGTGTCAGTCATGCAATCAAACAACTGGAGGAGAGCCTGGGTATCACCTTGTTTTACCGAACTTCCAAAGGGGTCTCTTTAACCCAAGAAGGAGCAACTTTATATTCCTATATAGAACAGTCCCATATTCTAATTTCACTCGCTGAAGAAAAAATGACGGCACTTAAGAAACTAGATAGCGGTGAGCTGCGAATCGGCGGAAGCGATTCCTTGTTCAAACATTACATGCTTCCTTATCTAGAGAGCTATCATCAGAAATATCCGGGTATTAAGCTTCACCTTAATCACGGGACAACTCCAGAAACCATTGCTTTCTTGAAGGAAGGTAAGATTGATCTAGGAGTCGTTCGGATGCCGATTGTTGATCCACAAATCGAGGTCATTGGTGGAGTTCACCTACAGGACTGCTTTGTGGCGGGAGCTCGTTATGCGGAACTTAAGGATCGCGTACTAACACTTGAACACCTGCTTGAGTATCCAATCATTTTATTTTCACGCAACAGCCGGGCACGAATGGCAATTACTGAGCTTTTTCAGACCTACGGACATCAAATCAAACCTGAAATCGAGGTAGGCAGTGTAGATTTGTTAATTGAACTTGCACGAAAAGGTCTTGGCATCTCTTATGTAACGAAAGAGTTTATTTCGAAAGAACTTGAAGAAGGCTCTCTATTTGAAATTCAACTCGATATCCAAATGCCTCCCTCTCAAGTGGGTCTTATGACGATGCGTAATATGCCGCTGTCCACGGCTGCCAGCAAATTTATTGAACTCGTACATTAATCCTATTAAATAAATGAGCATTTTGAAGAAAAGAAAAGAGCATTCATCACCTGATCTATCAGGTACGAATGCTCCTTTTTTATGATCTTCATTTGATTAAACTAATTTATTTCTATCTATTATATAACTTGTTAAAACGGTGAAATCGTATCTATATGACAAATAGAACCATTTTAATCTATATATACTCTACTCTGTCTGATTAAAGCAACGAAAGATATTATATAATTGTTTCACCTAAATCAATATAAGTTCGTAGACTTACAACCGCAAATGACATACTGGCCTGTAATC from Paenibacillus polygoni encodes the following:
- a CDS encoding LysR family transcriptional regulator; this translates as MTSMINHELYKVFYWAAKTGSLSSAAKVLFITQPSVSHAIKQLEESLGITLFYRTSKGVSLTQEGATLYSYIEQSHILISLAEEKMTALKKLDSGELRIGGSDSLFKHYMLPYLESYHQKYPGIKLHLNHGTTPETIAFLKEGKIDLGVVRMPIVDPQIEVIGGVHLQDCFVAGARYAELKDRVLTLEHLLEYPIILFSRNSRARMAITELFQTYGHQIKPEIEVGSVDLLIELARKGLGISYVTKEFISKELEEGSLFEIQLDIQMPPSQVGLMTMRNMPLSTAASKFIELVH